In Pseudomonas sp. MM213, a genomic segment contains:
- a CDS encoding methyl-accepting chemotaxis protein, with protein MERYLGLSQQFQNEVARNIEDYLASGDALRLSSASQAIDGLQKELAELPPTLADSLRPSLSNLDEFSKTDLLAAGKLAGDPQALLLQAERELGASLDQLSQYASSNANYLTPLLAASQHLGKLSLARDKLVSSGRSELAADVEREVTNIRTQAELLNALPLLGVTSKSESGTDDFAAMMGLENTEKTVAEDAGVGLKRELNGLLTRYPAELARTREQIQKRADLSAATHQKIAAVQQSIAGLEPVVRAQHGQIQSEVRLMQGVMIGLILLIALLIDTLQRRLARTLTNLAPALSTWAEGDFSRDIELGKTNRELHDIQASLNRLRAYLVDLVGTIRLNAEQVAGSSRTLAELSNDLHSGAEHQAGDTALIRDSLGELEATIQQVAGDASQAADASRHAGLAVEHGQKVIGLSLTGLHALVGEVQSNAQMIEHLAEESATIGGVLTVIRSIADQTNLLALNAAIEAARAGEMGRGFAVVAEEVRSLAQRTAGATAEIQNLIAGLQTAARESVEGMRAQVEHAEATANQAQAADGALDKIVGAIQTISDTAVRIADVTAQQSGAVSEIRDHSERIHQLGGDNLLRIGEGREQGEHLLVLGGRLHTAVQAFRV; from the coding sequence ATGGAGCGCTACCTCGGGTTGTCCCAGCAATTCCAGAATGAAGTGGCGCGCAACATCGAGGACTACCTGGCCAGCGGCGATGCGCTGCGCCTGAGCAGCGCCAGCCAAGCCATCGACGGCCTGCAAAAGGAACTCGCCGAGTTACCGCCGACGTTGGCCGACAGCTTGCGGCCGAGCCTGTCGAACCTGGATGAATTCAGCAAAACCGACCTGTTGGCCGCTGGCAAACTTGCGGGCGATCCTCAGGCGTTGTTGCTGCAAGCCGAACGCGAACTCGGCGCCAGCCTCGACCAGTTGAGTCAATACGCCAGCAGCAACGCGAACTATCTGACGCCATTGCTCGCAGCCTCCCAACACCTGGGCAAACTCTCTTTGGCGCGGGACAAACTGGTCAGCAGCGGTCGCAGCGAACTGGCCGCCGATGTCGAGCGCGAAGTCACCAACATCCGCACGCAAGCCGAGCTTCTGAACGCCTTGCCGCTCTTGGGCGTGACCAGTAAAAGTGAATCGGGCACCGACGATTTCGCTGCAATGATGGGCCTGGAGAACACCGAAAAAACCGTTGCGGAAGATGCCGGCGTCGGCCTCAAGCGCGAGCTCAACGGCCTGCTCACGCGCTATCCCGCAGAGCTGGCGCGCACCCGCGAGCAGATCCAGAAACGCGCCGACCTCAGCGCCGCGACTCACCAGAAAATCGCTGCCGTGCAACAGTCCATCGCCGGGCTGGAACCGGTAGTCCGTGCCCAGCACGGGCAGATCCAGAGCGAAGTGCGGCTGATGCAAGGGGTGATGATCGGCCTGATTCTGCTGATCGCATTACTCATCGACACCCTGCAGCGGCGCCTGGCCCGAACGCTGACCAACCTCGCGCCAGCACTCTCGACCTGGGCCGAAGGCGACTTCAGCCGCGACATCGAATTGGGCAAGACCAATCGCGAACTGCATGACATCCAGGCCTCGCTCAATCGACTGCGCGCCTACCTCGTCGATCTGGTCGGAACCATTCGCCTCAACGCCGAGCAGGTTGCCGGCAGCAGCCGCACCCTGGCCGAGTTGAGCAATGATTTGCACAGCGGCGCCGAACATCAGGCGGGTGACACCGCGTTGATCCGCGACTCCCTCGGTGAACTGGAAGCGACCATTCAACAAGTCGCCGGCGATGCCAGCCAGGCTGCCGACGCCAGCCGCCATGCTGGATTGGCGGTGGAACATGGACAGAAAGTCATCGGATTGAGCCTCACCGGGCTGCATGCGCTGGTGGGCGAAGTACAAAGCAATGCACAGATGATCGAACACCTGGCAGAGGAGTCCGCCACCATCGGCGGCGTGCTGACGGTGATCCGCTCGATTGCCGACCAGACCAACCTGCTGGCCCTGAACGCCGCCATCGAAGCGGCCCGCGCCGGGGAAATGGGACGCGGGTTTGCCGTCGTGGCGGAAGAGGTTCGGTCATTGGCGCAGCGCACCGCAGGCGCTACGGCGGAGATCCAGAACTTGATCGCCGGGCTGCAGACAGCGGCCCGAGAGTCGGTGGAAGGCATGCGAGCGCAGGTTGAACACGCGGAGGCGACAGCCAATCAGGCCCAGGCGGCCGACGGTGCGCTGGATAAAATCGTCGGGGCGATCCAGACGATTTCCGACACCGCCGTACGCATTGCCGATGTCACGGCTCAGCAGAGCGGAGCCGTCAGCGAAATCCGCGATCACAGTGAGCGGATTCACCAATTGGGCGGGGATAACTTGCTGCGTATCGGTGAGGGGCGTGAGCAAGGCGAGCATTTGTTGGTATTGGGCGGGCGGTTGCATACGGCCGTTCAGGCATTCCGCGTCTGA
- the gcbA gene encoding diguanylate cyclase GcbA, translated as MTEPEDPSRERLKHHFAQRVIHQARQILEIWQRLQRSEWSTTDLSELSEANLRLLRFAERFEQPEHTQLARHIGQSLEAVDANRGRLSSGLITDLNRLMQRLSRTGLRHGDQLEQTFLPPLRKPIYVMLQDHDRAERLAKQLEFFGLSAQSLDSVSAFRSSMVERLPAAIVMDVDFSGPGVGLKLAAEAQVGLDEPLPLLFFSLLETDTPTRLAAVRAGGQEFLTGTLEASSLLEKIEVLTCVAQYEPYKVLIIDDSRAQALHTERLLNSAGIVTRTLIEPIQAMAELADFQPDLIILDMYMPACTGTELAKVIRHNDRYVSVPIIYLSAEDDLDKQLDAMSEGGDDFLTKPIKPRHLITTVRNRAARARNLKARMVRDSLTGLYNHTHILQLLEDCSFRARRESKPLSFAMLDIDHFKRVNDSHGHPMGDRVIKSLALFLKQRLRKTDFIGRYGGEEFAIVMPDTDIEAACKVLDEIRQRFAEIHYPAQPQDLWCTFSAGVVELCEDSDGLMMASQADEALYRAKHAGRNRVQAARTSKQSATFSSESTHSVITL; from the coding sequence ATGACCGAGCCAGAAGACCCCAGCCGTGAGCGCCTCAAGCACCACTTTGCCCAGCGGGTAATTCATCAGGCACGTCAAATTCTTGAGATCTGGCAGCGCCTGCAACGCAGTGAGTGGTCCACCACCGACTTATCGGAACTGAGTGAAGCCAACCTGCGCCTGCTGCGTTTCGCCGAGCGCTTCGAACAACCGGAACACACGCAACTGGCACGCCACATCGGCCAGTCGCTGGAGGCTGTCGACGCCAATCGCGGACGCCTCAGCAGCGGCCTGATCACTGACCTCAATCGCTTGATGCAGCGCCTGTCGCGTACCGGCCTGCGCCATGGCGATCAGCTCGAACAAACCTTCCTGCCGCCGTTGCGCAAGCCGATCTACGTGATGCTGCAGGATCACGACCGTGCCGAGCGACTGGCCAAACAACTGGAATTTTTCGGCCTCAGCGCCCAGTCCCTCGACAGCGTGTCGGCGTTTCGCTCCTCGATGGTCGAGCGTTTGCCTGCCGCGATTGTCATGGACGTGGACTTCAGCGGCCCCGGCGTCGGCCTGAAACTGGCCGCCGAAGCCCAGGTCGGCCTGGATGAACCGTTGCCGTTGCTGTTTTTCAGCCTGCTCGAAACCGACACCCCGACCCGCCTCGCCGCCGTGCGTGCCGGTGGCCAGGAGTTTCTCACCGGCACCCTCGAAGCCTCGAGCCTGCTGGAGAAAATCGAAGTCCTGACCTGCGTCGCGCAGTACGAACCTTATAAAGTGCTGATCATCGACGATTCCCGCGCCCAGGCCTTGCACACCGAGCGCCTGCTCAACAGCGCCGGGATCGTCACGCGCACCTTGATCGAGCCGATCCAGGCCATGGCCGAACTGGCGGATTTCCAGCCCGACCTGATCATTCTCGACATGTACATGCCGGCCTGCACCGGTACGGAACTGGCCAAAGTGATCCGCCACAATGACCGCTATGTCAGCGTGCCGATCATTTACCTGTCGGCCGAAGACGATCTGGACAAGCAGCTCGACGCCATGAGCGAGGGCGGCGACGACTTCCTGACCAAACCGATCAAGCCCCGGCACCTGATCACCACCGTGCGCAACCGCGCGGCGCGGGCGCGCAATCTGAAAGCGCGGATGGTCCGCGACAGCCTCACCGGGCTGTACAACCACACGCACATTCTGCAATTGCTCGAAGACTGCAGCTTCCGCGCCCGCCGCGAGAGCAAGCCGCTGAGCTTTGCGATGCTCGACATCGACCACTTCAAACGGGTCAACGACAGCCACGGCCACCCCATGGGCGACCGTGTGATCAAGAGCCTGGCGCTGTTCCTCAAGCAACGATTGCGCAAGACCGATTTCATCGGCCGCTACGGCGGTGAAGAGTTTGCCATCGTCATGCCGGACACCGATATCGAAGCGGCCTGCAAAGTCCTCGACGAAATCCGTCAGCGCTTCGCCGAAATCCATTACCCCGCTCAGCCCCAGGACCTCTGGTGCACGTTCAGCGCCGGGGTGGTCGAGCTGTGCGAAGACTCCGACGGCTTGATGATGGCCAGCCAGGCAGACGAGGCGCTGTACCGTGCCAAGCATGCCGGACGCAACCGCGTACAAGCCGCACGGACATCAAAGCAAAGTGCCACTTTTTCATCGGAATCGACCCATTCAGTCATAACCCTGTAA
- a CDS encoding DUF2515 family protein, with protein sequence MTQCFKEHPSDEQRLNHNSTPVADCECKEELLYGSKTFVTDVPILTCACLWRHYQREAEDIVAPGGVLIADPVERNRVINAAYARLWLHDSRFQWAGLAAFASKQVGCGLLHAADSIDLIRDEHESRERMRDSRREHGLLTPDRMAGQADELREYKEADARNPVPSVDFHSTGEELSLVQQQFRHVHDMMALGNTTLFLDVFPLHEFYAKRGLRELKKCLDARKRIYGHPKFPVLWPAGEETLKFGVAHFEILLGFEAIEDGDIAASVEHLARHEQNNILQPTIYQNRQLVALLRANHASYVTGFPSGVAQAIELTLTSQCQRVEDGRTIDFGDNPLADLSDIKQRMAFVLQAAARFDQMLGDHNRYALEQSINEIAASGSSQ encoded by the coding sequence ATGACCCAGTGTTTCAAAGAACATCCCAGCGACGAGCAGCGGCTGAATCACAACAGCACGCCCGTTGCTGATTGTGAATGCAAAGAGGAACTGCTCTATGGGAGCAAGACGTTTGTTACCGACGTCCCGATTCTGACGTGCGCGTGCCTATGGCGACACTACCAGCGGGAGGCGGAGGACATCGTCGCACCTGGAGGGGTATTGATTGCCGACCCTGTTGAGCGCAACCGCGTTATCAACGCTGCGTACGCTCGACTCTGGCTGCACGATTCAAGATTTCAGTGGGCCGGGCTGGCGGCGTTTGCCTCCAAGCAGGTGGGCTGCGGGTTGCTCCATGCGGCGGACAGTATCGATCTCATTCGCGATGAGCATGAGTCGCGGGAGCGTATGCGAGATAGCCGCCGAGAGCATGGTTTGCTGACGCCTGACAGGATGGCCGGGCAGGCGGATGAGTTGCGTGAATATAAGGAAGCGGATGCGCGAAATCCGGTGCCCTCTGTGGATTTTCATTCAACGGGTGAGGAGCTGTCGCTGGTGCAGCAGCAGTTCAGGCATGTGCACGACATGATGGCGCTGGGGAATACCACGCTGTTTCTGGATGTTTTTCCGTTGCATGAGTTTTATGCGAAGCGGGGTTTGAGGGAGTTGAAGAAGTGCCTGGACGCCCGGAAGAGAATTTACGGGCATCCGAAGTTCCCGGTGTTGTGGCCAGCGGGGGAGGAAACGCTGAAGTTCGGGGTGGCTCACTTCGAAATTTTGCTGGGCTTTGAGGCGATAGAGGACGGAGACATCGCCGCAAGTGTTGAACATTTGGCGCGGCATGAGCAGAACAATATCCTCCAGCCGACGATTTACCAGAACCGTCAATTGGTGGCGTTGCTGCGTGCCAACCACGCTTCCTACGTCACGGGGTTTCCTTCAGGCGTTGCTCAGGCAATTGAGTTGACGCTTACCAGTCAATGCCAACGTGTCGAGGATGGGCGCACCATCGATTTTGGCGACAACCCGTTGGCGGACTTGTCCGACATCAAGCAGCGAATGGCATTCGTGCTGCAGGCCGCCGCACGTTTTGACCAGATGCTCGGGGACCACAACCGTTATGCATTGGAGCAGTCGATCAACGAGATCGCAGCAAGCGGTAGTAGTCAATGA
- a CDS encoding Hcp family type VI secretion system effector: MPTPAFMTLHGEHQGLISAGAFTEASVGNIYQKGREDQIMIQALSHGIFVPKGSGAGRRMHKPLIVTKAIDKATPLINNALCSGELLKICRVEWYRTSAKGTQEHFYTMELEDAVIIGADVLMPHCQDPDTAYLTQLEKVHFSYRRIYWRHEISRTMGSDEWNTEVPG, translated from the coding sequence ATGCCAACTCCCGCCTTCATGACCCTCCACGGCGAACACCAAGGCCTGATCAGCGCTGGTGCTTTTACTGAGGCGTCGGTGGGCAACATCTATCAAAAGGGGCGTGAGGACCAAATCATGATCCAGGCCCTGAGCCACGGGATCTTCGTACCGAAAGGGTCGGGCGCAGGTCGTCGGATGCACAAGCCCTTGATCGTCACCAAGGCCATCGACAAAGCGACACCGCTGATCAACAACGCTTTATGTTCTGGAGAATTGCTAAAAATATGCCGCGTCGAGTGGTATCGCACCTCGGCTAAGGGAACCCAGGAACACTTTTATACGATGGAACTGGAAGACGCGGTCATCATCGGTGCCGATGTGCTCATGCCCCACTGTCAGGACCCCGACACCGCTTACCTCACTCAACTGGAAAAGGTTCATTTCAGTTACCGGCGAATCTATTGGCGGCATGAAATCAGCCGAACCATGGGCTCCGATGAGTGGAACACCGAGGTGCCGGGATGA
- a CDS encoding DUF2333 family protein: MLDWKNRAGSAPERAAEPKSATRSYIGGLLFSRALATLIGLYLIVAFVLGWYWSQEPALFPVQQNAQVAAEKEGKQMVIGYTTVETLKTVADTLLTKPGGYISNDRFPPGLWMDNTPSWEYGVLVQVRDLTRALRKDFARSQSQSAEDADLAKAEPRFNFDNKSWVLPSSESEYQEGINSLSRYQARLSDPLQKNALFYARADNLNNWLGDVGTRLGSLSQRLSASVGRVKLNTALKTEVVAPGQVPQVDEEIVETPWMQIDNVFYEARGQAWALSHLLRAIEVDFADVLAKKNATVSVRQIIRELEASQEPVWSPMILNGSGFGVLANHSLVMANYISRANAAVIDLRQLLNQG, encoded by the coding sequence ATGCTGGACTGGAAGAACCGCGCGGGCAGCGCGCCTGAACGTGCCGCTGAACCGAAATCGGCTACCCGCAGTTACATCGGTGGCCTTTTGTTCAGTCGGGCGCTGGCCACGCTGATCGGCCTCTATCTGATTGTGGCCTTTGTGCTTGGCTGGTATTGGAGCCAGGAGCCGGCGCTGTTCCCGGTCCAACAGAATGCTCAAGTGGCGGCCGAGAAAGAAGGCAAGCAAATGGTCATCGGCTACACCACGGTCGAAACGCTCAAGACCGTCGCCGACACCTTGCTGACCAAACCGGGCGGCTACATCTCCAACGACCGTTTCCCGCCGGGCCTGTGGATGGACAACACACCGAGCTGGGAATATGGCGTGCTGGTCCAGGTCCGCGATCTGACGCGGGCGCTGCGCAAAGACTTCGCCCGTTCGCAGTCGCAATCGGCCGAAGACGCCGATCTGGCGAAAGCCGAGCCGCGTTTCAACTTCGACAATAAAAGCTGGGTGCTGCCCTCCAGCGAGTCCGAGTATCAGGAAGGCATCAATTCCCTGAGCCGCTATCAGGCGCGTCTGTCCGACCCTTTGCAGAAAAACGCGCTGTTCTATGCTCGCGCCGACAACCTGAACAACTGGCTGGGCGATGTGGGCACCCGTTTGGGTTCGCTGTCGCAACGCCTGTCGGCCAGCGTTGGCCGGGTCAAACTGAACACCGCGCTGAAGACCGAAGTGGTCGCGCCGGGTCAGGTGCCACAGGTTGACGAGGAAATCGTCGAAACCCCGTGGATGCAGATCGACAACGTGTTCTATGAAGCTCGCGGTCAGGCCTGGGCCTTGTCCCACTTGCTGCGTGCCATCGAAGTCGACTTCGCCGATGTGCTGGCGAAGAAGAACGCGACCGTCAGCGTGCGCCAGATCATTCGTGAACTGGAAGCGTCGCAGGAACCGGTCTGGAGCCCGATGATTCTCAATGGTAGCGGCTTCGGCGTACTGGCCAACCACTCACTGGTCATGGCCAATTACATTTCCCGGGCCAACGCCGCAGTGATCGATTTGCGTCAACTGCTCAATCAGGGCTGA
- a CDS encoding NUDIX hydrolase, protein MVDNAREAAHRAASDAEQIAWVDEQDNLLGALVRSDLRERGLIGRGTYIMLFNSAGELCVHRRTLSKAIYPGYWDVAAGGMVLVSETYAESAARELEEELGVSGVELTAHDHFFFEDTGNRLWCSAFSAVWDGPLILQPEEVLEARFLPIDEVLREIDEKPYCPDSLAALKRYLRARGGDVAKEA, encoded by the coding sequence ATGGTCGATAACGCGAGAGAGGCCGCCCACCGCGCGGCCTCGGATGCCGAACAGATCGCCTGGGTCGACGAGCAGGACAACCTGCTCGGCGCTCTGGTCCGCTCGGACCTGCGCGAGCGCGGGCTGATCGGGCGCGGCACCTACATCATGCTGTTCAATTCGGCTGGCGAACTCTGCGTTCACCGGCGCACCCTGAGCAAAGCGATTTATCCGGGTTACTGGGACGTGGCGGCGGGGGGTATGGTGCTCGTCAGCGAAACCTACGCCGAATCGGCCGCCCGCGAGCTTGAAGAAGAGTTGGGCGTGAGCGGGGTGGAACTCACTGCCCATGATCATTTTTTCTTCGAAGACACCGGCAATCGTTTGTGGTGTTCGGCGTTTTCGGCGGTGTGGGACGGCCCGTTGATCCTGCAACCGGAAGAGGTGCTCGAAGCGCGCTTTTTGCCAATCGATGAAGTGCTTCGGGAAATCGACGAAAAGCCTTACTGCCCGGACTCTCTGGCCGCGTTGAAGCGCTATCTCCGGGCTCGTGGCGGGGACGTCGCAAAAGAGGCATAA
- a CDS encoding translation initiation factor Sui1: MAKKAASFAALGGLVFSTDAGRHCPDCSKPVDACICKQTVIPAGDGIARVRRESKGRGGKTVTTITGVPLAEDALKDLATTLKKRCGTGGALKDGIIEIQGDHVELLLGELIKLGFKAKKSGG, from the coding sequence GTGGCCAAAAAAGCCGCATCCTTCGCCGCCCTTGGTGGCCTGGTATTTTCCACCGACGCAGGTCGTCATTGCCCGGATTGCAGTAAGCCGGTGGACGCCTGTATCTGCAAACAGACCGTTATCCCGGCCGGCGACGGCATCGCTCGCGTGCGTCGCGAAAGCAAGGGCCGTGGCGGCAAGACGGTGACCACCATCACCGGCGTGCCGTTGGCTGAAGACGCGCTCAAGGACCTGGCCACCACGTTGAAGAAACGCTGTGGCACCGGTGGGGCGTTGAAAGACGGAATCATTGAGATCCAGGGCGATCATGTCGAGCTGCTGTTGGGCGAGCTGATCAAACTCGGTTTCAAGGCAAAGAAGTCCGGCGGCTAG